The Aggregatilinea lenta genome includes a region encoding these proteins:
- a CDS encoding YfhO family protein yields the protein MTLSIVRRPWFGPLCIAVIVLAFFAHTLILPAGEALPGDDFVQQFYPWFHFVVQSVHDTGTLPLWNPHQFLGNSVAANPQIGLFYPPNWLMIPFGADHIYTALAFVIALHAIWAGWGMYVLMRLWGADRSGAFVAALLLATGGFLTGRVRAGHYSMVTAYAWLPWVLAGYRLALQRHRWYWALPGGMALGMGILSGYPQLIYFLGMVLVLHAIYEIVRMPARPVVTLVARQLIILGVVGLLLSTVSWMITVDYLPKASRENQQSYSFANEQSMPANRLALLAIPNLLGARLETDTPPGYWGEAPYFEESLAYTGLLPLLALLLVPFLRERRLWLFAAVAVLGILLSLGFDGVLWLALYRWFPVLRNFRGAARALALTNLGLAALMALVITVLARTPLARRQIVLRPLVTRLIPALLAVLWIGALALTVANSLLQDGTESALRAATMARQLGLAGVYLALAGFALWLWTDERPQAARWAVAVMVVVTVLDMWHIAWPLTYTTETQFSPPWANAAVDIPVGEAAAYGRVMQMSPPPGIPNGATWTGHQSPQGYDPSAPAGWATLNLDATWNPASPINRLFGVKYVISGTELKNYGFGGTEDWDLIGIRDGLVFYENPDPLPRAFVVSAYEVVPDETAARQRIGSGDMSTGETVVLATEPGCTVDGSGGTATITHYEPNSVTVDVEADGSGLLVLSDQYDDDWKVTVDGEDADLLQADIALRAVCVPDGAHTVRFDYRPWTVTVGAVVTLVGWALMIPAGVVLVRRWRRDTPTADLDDDQDEVA from the coding sequence ATGACCCTTTCGATTGTGCGCCGCCCCTGGTTTGGGCCGCTTTGTATCGCAGTGATCGTCCTGGCGTTTTTTGCCCACACGCTGATCCTTCCGGCAGGGGAAGCGCTGCCCGGCGACGACTTCGTGCAACAGTTTTACCCGTGGTTCCACTTCGTCGTGCAGAGCGTGCATGACACGGGCACGCTGCCGCTGTGGAATCCGCACCAGTTCCTGGGCAACAGCGTCGCCGCCAACCCGCAGATCGGCCTGTTCTATCCCCCCAACTGGCTGATGATCCCCTTCGGCGCGGACCACATTTATACGGCGCTGGCGTTCGTCATCGCGCTGCACGCGATATGGGCCGGATGGGGCATGTACGTGCTCATGCGGCTGTGGGGCGCGGATCGATCCGGGGCGTTCGTCGCGGCGCTACTGCTGGCGACGGGCGGTTTTTTGACGGGGCGCGTGCGCGCTGGGCACTACTCGATGGTGACGGCTTACGCGTGGCTGCCGTGGGTGCTGGCGGGCTACCGGCTGGCCTTGCAGCGCCACCGCTGGTACTGGGCGCTGCCGGGCGGTATGGCGCTGGGTATGGGCATCCTCTCCGGCTATCCGCAGTTGATCTACTTCCTGGGCATGGTGCTGGTGCTGCATGCGATCTACGAGATCGTGCGCATGCCGGCGCGCCCAGTGGTGACGCTGGTCGCGCGCCAACTGATCATCCTCGGCGTGGTCGGGCTGCTGCTTAGCACGGTGAGCTGGATGATCACAGTCGATTACCTGCCTAAAGCCTCCCGCGAGAACCAACAGTCGTACAGCTTTGCCAACGAGCAGTCGATGCCCGCCAATCGGCTGGCGCTGCTGGCGATCCCGAATCTGCTCGGCGCGCGGCTGGAGACGGATACCCCGCCCGGCTATTGGGGTGAAGCACCGTACTTCGAGGAATCCCTGGCCTATACGGGGCTGCTGCCGCTGCTGGCGCTGCTGCTGGTGCCGTTCCTGCGCGAGCGGCGGCTGTGGCTGTTCGCGGCGGTGGCCGTGCTGGGTATTCTGCTCAGCCTGGGCTTCGACGGCGTGTTGTGGCTGGCGCTGTACCGCTGGTTCCCGGTTTTGCGCAACTTCCGGGGCGCGGCGCGCGCGCTGGCGCTGACGAATCTGGGGCTGGCGGCACTGATGGCACTGGTGATCACCGTCCTGGCGCGGACTCCACTGGCCCGGCGGCAGATCGTGCTGCGTCCGCTGGTGACGCGGCTGATTCCGGCGCTGCTGGCGGTCCTGTGGATCGGGGCGCTCGCCCTGACCGTCGCCAATTCGCTGCTGCAAGACGGGACCGAGAGCGCCCTGCGTGCGGCGACGATGGCGCGCCAGTTGGGGCTGGCCGGGGTCTACCTGGCGCTGGCCGGGTTCGCGCTGTGGCTGTGGACCGACGAGCGGCCCCAGGCGGCGCGCTGGGCCGTGGCCGTGATGGTGGTCGTGACCGTCCTGGATATGTGGCACATCGCGTGGCCGCTGACCTACACCACCGAAACGCAGTTCTCGCCGCCGTGGGCCAACGCCGCCGTGGACATTCCGGTCGGCGAAGCCGCCGCCTACGGGCGCGTGATGCAAATGTCGCCGCCGCCGGGTATCCCCAACGGCGCGACGTGGACCGGGCACCAGTCGCCGCAGGGCTACGATCCGTCCGCTCCGGCGGGCTGGGCGACGCTGAACCTGGACGCGACGTGGAACCCCGCCAGTCCGATCAACCGGCTGTTCGGCGTGAAGTACGTCATTTCCGGCACGGAGCTGAAGAACTACGGCTTCGGCGGCACGGAAGATTGGGACCTGATCGGCATCCGCGACGGGCTGGTGTTCTACGAAAATCCCGATCCCCTGCCGCGCGCGTTCGTCGTGTCCGCGTATGAGGTCGTGCCGGACGAAACCGCCGCGCGCCAGCGCATCGGCAGCGGCGACATGAGCACGGGCGAGACAGTCGTACTGGCGACGGAACCGGGCTGCACGGTGGATGGCAGCGGCGGCACGGCGACCATCACGCATTACGAGCCGAACAGCGTCACGGTCGATGTAGAGGCGGATGGGTCGGGGCTGCTGGTGCTGTCCGACCAGTATGACGACGACTGGAAAGTGACCGTCGATGGCGAGGACGCCGATCTGCTTCAGGCGGACATCGCGCTGCGGGCCGTATGTGTGCCCGATGGCGCGCATACCGTGCGTTTCGACTACCGCCCCTGGACGGTGACGGTTGGCGCGGTCGTGACGCTGGTCGGCTGGGCGCTAATGATCCCGGCGGGCGTGGTGCTGGTCCGGCGCTGGCGGCGCGACACACCTACCGCCGACCTCGACGACGACCAGGATGAGGTCGCATGA
- a CDS encoding AfsR/SARP family transcriptional regulator, which yields MSTLRVQTLGMFRVWIDDEPLPGTVWKREKAQRLFQFFITALLNDSHQVLPKERIVADLWPTLDETRADRDFKVALNALNDALEPDRSSRSLSSYIVRYGLAYGLDPDADIHIDADEFRRGLKTAARLETDDVDAAIDAYRDAIDRYAGDYLPDALYEDWASLERERLQTLYLSGAMRLAALLLQREGYQEAVHLCQSVLVLDRYWEEAYRLMMLSHAMRGNRPLAMRAYEQCRAVLDEGLGLDPMRETVDLYEQIVHGDKLVVGR from the coding sequence ATGAGCACCCTGCGCGTCCAGACGCTTGGCATGTTCCGGGTGTGGATCGACGACGAGCCGCTGCCGGGTACGGTATGGAAGCGCGAAAAGGCGCAGCGTCTGTTCCAGTTTTTCATCACCGCCCTGCTGAACGACAGCCATCAGGTGCTGCCCAAAGAGCGCATCGTTGCGGACCTGTGGCCCACGCTGGACGAGACGCGCGCCGACCGCGACTTCAAGGTGGCGCTCAACGCGCTCAACGACGCGCTGGAACCGGATCGTTCGTCGCGGTCGCTGTCGTCGTACATTGTGCGCTATGGGCTGGCGTATGGCCTGGACCCCGACGCGGACATTCACATCGACGCGGATGAGTTCCGGCGCGGCCTGAAGACGGCGGCGCGCCTGGAAACGGATGATGTGGACGCGGCCATCGACGCCTACCGCGACGCGATCGATCGCTACGCGGGCGACTATCTGCCCGACGCGCTGTACGAGGACTGGGCCAGTCTGGAACGCGAGCGGCTGCAAACGCTTTATCTGTCGGGCGCGATGCGGCTGGCGGCGCTGCTGCTTCAGCGCGAGGGCTACCAGGAGGCGGTGCATCTGTGCCAGTCGGTGCTGGTGCTGGATCGTTACTGGGAGGAAGCATACCGGCTGATGATGCTCAGCCACGCCATGCGCGGCAACCGTCCGCTGGCGATGCGCGCCTACGAGCAGTGCCGTGCCGTGCTGGACGAGGGCCTGGGCCTGGACCCTATGCGCGAAACCGTGGACCTCTACGAACAGATCGTGCATGGCGACAAGTTAGTCGTTGGTCGTTAG